A window from Leptothermofonsia sichuanensis E412 encodes these proteins:
- a CDS encoding adenosine deaminase, which yields MALYAELHRHLGGSVVPRILWRYLQRNDADLVQRFPAYAEFEDFYTRPRNTLDEYLELHTLVESVQTAEALPYFVYRLMRGAYIFENLAYLELRYTPYLRTPDHLPQSRRIDLMAQIVDIVGKASRLNEYPIVTSQILCMHARLPYEVNRAIVDLAAQSREYVCAIDLAGGDNHYGERLDEFVELYAYARSLGINTTGHLYETREGCHPELLPYLMRIGHGIQIPLHYPHLLKQVAARGQCLEICPTTYPKTGTLKDMSELKQVFDRCFDAGVDIAICTDNAGLHNVRLPFEYENLLTHDIIGFQELQACQDAAFRHAFAWPYSQRPASLLNGLLKVEGDRDGSCEGTEQKQVSGSRC from the coding sequence GTGGCTCTGTATGCTGAACTCCACCGCCACCTGGGAGGCTCCGTAGTCCCTCGCATTCTGTGGCGGTATCTCCAGCGGAATGATGCTGACCTGGTTCAGCGTTTTCCCGCCTATGCTGAATTTGAAGATTTCTACACACGCCCTCGCAACACCCTGGACGAGTATCTGGAATTACACACCCTGGTTGAAAGTGTACAAACAGCGGAGGCCCTGCCTTACTTTGTCTACCGCCTGATGCGGGGTGCCTATATTTTTGAGAATCTGGCTTATCTGGAATTGCGCTACACACCCTATTTGCGCACACCAGACCATTTGCCTCAGTCCCGGCGAATCGATCTGATGGCGCAAATTGTCGATATTGTGGGCAAAGCCAGTCGGTTGAATGAGTATCCGATTGTAACCAGCCAAATTCTCTGTATGCATGCGCGCCTGCCCTATGAGGTGAACCGGGCGATTGTGGATCTGGCGGCTCAATCGCGAGAGTATGTGTGCGCGATCGACCTGGCCGGAGGGGACAACCACTACGGCGAGCGGTTGGATGAGTTTGTAGAGCTTTATGCCTATGCTCGATCGCTGGGCATTAACACCACCGGACACCTGTACGAAACGCGGGAAGGCTGCCATCCAGAATTATTGCCTTACCTGATGCGCATTGGGCACGGCATTCAAATCCCATTACACTACCCTCACCTGCTCAAACAGGTTGCGGCTCGCGGGCAATGCCTGGAAATCTGTCCAACTACTTACCCTAAAACTGGCACATTGAAAGACATGTCAGAACTAAAGCAGGTATTTGACCGTTGTTTTGATGCTGGAGTCGATATTGCTATCTGCACAGATAATGCTGGTTTGCACAACGTTCGACTCCCATTTGAGTACGAGAATTTGCTGACCCACGACATCATTGGCTTTCAAGAACTTCAAGCCTGTCAGGATGCCGCATTTCGCCATGCATTTGCCTGGCCCTACTCCCAGCGTCCAGCCTCTCTATTGAATGGACTGCTTAAGGTGGAGGGCGATCGGGATGGTTCCTGTGAGGGAACAGAACAGAAGCAGGTGTCAGGTTCCAGGTGTTAG
- a CDS encoding adenylosuccinate synthase — translation MANVVVVGAQWGDEGKGKITDLLSKSADVVVRYQGGVNAGHTVVVKDQVFKLHLIPSGILYPDTECIIGCGTVIDPKVLIGELNQLETLGVSADKLFISETAHVTMPYHRLIDQASEQRRGEHKIGTTGRGIGPTYADKSERTGIRMIDLMEPELLRKKLRWTVEYKNVILDKLYGLPPLDPQEIIDEYLDYADRLRSYVIDSSLKIYDAIKRKRNILFEGAQGTLLDLDHGTYPYVTSSNPVAGGACVGTGVGPTMIDRVIGVAKAYTTRVGEGPFPTELHGTMGEHLCDRGAEFGTTTGRKRRCGWFDAVIGRYAVRINGLDCLAITKLDVLDDLEEIKVCVAYEIDGERCHELPRNSRQFAHCQPIYTTIPGWKQSTAECRSLEDLPRQALDYLKLLAELMEVPIAIVSLGASRDQTIIVEDPIHGPKRALLYTNGMASNESDTQKLEVNS, via the coding sequence TTGGCTAACGTCGTTGTGGTTGGTGCCCAGTGGGGCGATGAAGGTAAAGGAAAAATTACCGATTTGCTGAGTAAATCGGCAGATGTGGTGGTTCGGTACCAGGGAGGAGTCAATGCCGGACACACCGTTGTTGTTAAAGATCAGGTGTTTAAGCTGCATTTGATTCCTTCCGGCATTCTCTATCCAGACACAGAATGCATCATTGGTTGCGGTACCGTCATTGACCCCAAAGTTTTGATTGGAGAACTGAACCAATTAGAAACCCTGGGAGTTTCCGCCGACAAACTCTTTATTTCTGAAACCGCTCACGTTACGATGCCCTATCACCGGCTCATTGACCAGGCATCGGAGCAACGTCGGGGAGAGCATAAGATTGGCACAACCGGGCGCGGTATTGGTCCTACCTATGCTGACAAATCAGAACGGACGGGCATCCGGATGATTGATCTGATGGAGCCAGAATTATTGCGCAAGAAGTTGCGCTGGACAGTGGAGTACAAGAATGTCATTCTGGACAAACTCTATGGGTTACCGCCCCTCGATCCCCAGGAAATCATTGATGAATACCTGGATTACGCCGATCGCCTGCGTTCCTATGTGATTGATAGCTCTCTCAAAATCTACGATGCCATCAAGCGCAAGCGCAATATCTTGTTTGAAGGTGCTCAGGGGACACTACTGGACTTAGACCACGGTACCTATCCCTATGTCACCTCCTCCAATCCCGTTGCTGGCGGTGCTTGTGTTGGTACGGGAGTAGGGCCTACCATGATTGACCGGGTCATTGGTGTGGCAAAGGCCTATACGACCCGTGTCGGAGAAGGTCCTTTTCCCACCGAACTGCATGGCACAATGGGAGAGCATCTCTGCGATCGCGGAGCAGAATTTGGCACAACCACCGGGCGCAAGCGTCGCTGTGGCTGGTTTGATGCTGTGATTGGTCGTTATGCGGTTCGGATTAACGGGTTAGACTGCCTTGCCATCACCAAACTGGATGTTCTGGATGATCTGGAAGAAATTAAAGTCTGCGTTGCCTATGAAATCGATGGTGAGCGCTGCCACGAACTACCCAGAAACTCTCGCCAGTTTGCCCACTGTCAGCCAATTTACACCACCATTCCTGGATGGAAACAGTCAACGGCTGAGTGTCGCTCTCTGGAAGATCTGCCCAGGCAAGCCCTGGACTACTTAAAGTTGCTGGCGGAATTGATGGAGGTTCCGATCGCGATCGTCTCTCTGGGAGCCAGCCGTGACCAGACCATCATTGTCGAAGACCCCATCCACGGACCTAAACGGGCGTTGCTTTACACCAATGGCATGGCATCGAACGAGTCCGACACTCAAAAACTGGAAGTCAACTCTTGA
- a CDS encoding 50S ribosomal protein L25/general stress protein Ctc, producing the protein MELSLECQTRPANSKANALRHSGMIPAVLYGHNGVESVALAVKAKDAELLVRDASVNNTLITLNVPALPWTGKALLREVQSHPWKKTLYHLSFFSVGSHATLDVDVPVHTVGEAPGVKTGGGSLDLQINELQVRCAPDRIPEVIEVDVSNLQVGDALHVHELTLPEGVTALVEPDQIVVTVLSGGGGSAASEAESGS; encoded by the coding sequence ATGGAACTCTCACTTGAATGTCAAACCCGTCCCGCTAACAGCAAAGCCAATGCTCTCAGGCATTCTGGCATGATTCCTGCCGTGTTGTATGGTCATAATGGAGTTGAGTCTGTGGCGTTAGCTGTTAAGGCAAAAGATGCTGAACTCCTGGTCCGGGATGCTTCTGTGAACAACACACTCATTACTCTCAATGTCCCTGCCTTGCCCTGGACGGGCAAGGCACTGCTCCGGGAAGTGCAATCCCATCCCTGGAAAAAAACTTTGTATCACCTTAGTTTTTTCTCCGTTGGATCCCATGCAACGCTCGATGTAGATGTTCCAGTTCACACGGTTGGAGAAGCTCCTGGCGTTAAGACGGGGGGTGGTTCTCTCGACCTGCAAATCAATGAACTCCAGGTTCGCTGTGCTCCTGATCGAATTCCCGAAGTGATTGAAGTAGATGTGTCCAATTTGCAGGTTGGGGATGCTCTCCATGTCCATGAACTCACCCTCCCAGAAGGTGTGACGGCCCTGGTTGAACCGGATCAGATTGTGGTAACCGTGCTTTCGGGAGGGGGGGGCAGTGCTGCCTCTGAGGCGGAGTCTGGTTCCTGA
- a CDS encoding ABC transporter substrate-binding protein, with protein MDLRHVAKAVGRSLVLLLLGVSLILLPGCQSSRSNSDGITHLTLWQGVNPPPNRDVLQTLVDQFNREHPTIQVESLYVGQADQQLPKILAAVVGNAVPDMLWFAPMLTGQLVELEAIRPLDDWWDRLPLREQIDPALLDSMQLEGHLWSVPFGTNNVGIYYRPSLFQAAGITHLPETWTALRQVARQLTRDTDGDGKVDHYGMVLPLGKGEWTVFTWLPFMWSGGGELVEMKDTGAAQFKINLANAGAIAALNLWQDLIKDGSAILSGPERGYELDGFLAGKVAMQLSGPWTLGQLQTTGVDFSVLPIPSDVKQATVIGGENLFIMKTTPEREQAALTFAEFVLSEQFQTRWAIGTGYLPVNLKARQNPDYLAFKAKQPAVDVFLEQAKYGRSRPIFPGYSRISENLGRAIEATLMERNSPEEALQASQRRVDLVFGTG; from the coding sequence ATGGATTTAAGGCATGTGGCAAAGGCCGTGGGGCGATCGCTGGTTCTCCTCCTGCTGGGGGTCAGTTTAATCCTGCTACCGGGATGTCAATCTTCGCGATCCAACTCCGACGGGATTACCCATCTGACCCTATGGCAGGGGGTCAATCCTCCCCCCAACCGGGATGTTTTGCAAACACTGGTGGATCAGTTTAATCGAGAACATCCCACGATTCAGGTAGAGTCCCTGTACGTCGGACAGGCAGACCAGCAATTACCCAAAATTCTGGCAGCAGTCGTGGGCAATGCTGTTCCGGATATGCTATGGTTCGCGCCCATGCTGACCGGGCAGTTGGTGGAACTGGAGGCCATTCGTCCCCTGGATGACTGGTGGGATCGGTTGCCGCTTCGAGAACAGATTGACCCGGCCCTGCTGGACAGTATGCAGCTAGAGGGGCACCTCTGGTCAGTCCCGTTTGGCACCAACAATGTGGGCATTTACTACCGCCCCAGTCTGTTTCAAGCAGCCGGGATCACCCACTTGCCTGAAACCTGGACAGCGCTCCGGCAGGTTGCCCGCCAACTGACCCGTGACACCGATGGCGATGGCAAGGTCGATCACTATGGGATGGTACTCCCCCTGGGGAAAGGAGAATGGACCGTGTTTACCTGGTTGCCATTCATGTGGAGTGGTGGCGGTGAGTTGGTGGAAATGAAGGATACGGGAGCGGCTCAATTCAAAATCAACCTGGCCAACGCTGGCGCGATCGCCGCTCTCAACCTCTGGCAAGACCTGATCAAAGATGGCTCTGCCATTCTGTCTGGACCAGAGCGGGGCTATGAGCTTGATGGTTTTCTGGCAGGGAAAGTGGCAATGCAGCTTTCCGGCCCCTGGACCCTGGGGCAACTGCAAACCACTGGCGTTGATTTCAGCGTCCTGCCCATTCCCAGCGATGTGAAACAGGCAACCGTGATTGGTGGCGAAAACCTGTTCATCATGAAAACCACCCCAGAGCGAGAGCAGGCTGCGCTCACCTTTGCTGAGTTTGTGTTGAGCGAACAATTTCAGACCCGGTGGGCAATTGGTACGGGCTATCTCCCGGTCAACTTGAAGGCAAGACAGAATCCAGACTATCTCGCATTCAAGGCAAAACAGCCTGCGGTCGATGTTTTTCTGGAGCAGGCAAAATATGGGCGATCGCGCCCCATCTTCCCTGGCTATAGCCGCATCTCCGAAAACCTGGGACGGGCGATCGAAGCCACTCTGATGGAGCGAAACTCCCCTGAGGAGGCTCTGCAAGCTTCTCAACGAAGAGTGGATCTGGTTTTTGGTACGGGCTGA
- a CDS encoding HlyD family type I secretion periplasmic adaptor subunit produces MISNEITSANPTNETDEANETDEAIIASVQRQQTKHQFSISSFKEYLAYELGIAIEAPPPWAARALVGALSLLVFGTITWAAVSKVDVVATASGEILPSSRVTPVQALGGGLLQEIKVKEGDYVRKGDPLVKLNPTLSEAEFQRLRALVQLKREHLTRLEAERSGKSQTSNPLQNELLSERTKEARARVNRQRSVVRAAQASLRRVQIHRSLADTRRQSLGMLFHNGAIPRMDYLEAQTEFASLQEEYVAKEQEIAQATEELKQLEAAQRSEILTQLTQEQQELASLEGQLAQAKEQRDRDTIPAPVSGTVYNVKIAKTGATLQPGEELLSIAPTGEELVVEARVLNRDIGFVKPGMPVKVKLETFPYQEFGILSGTVERVSPNSVTHPQEGLVFPARIRLKQHSVRVRGQEVPLAPGMAVTAEIVTRQRTVLSFILEPITASLDNAFSVR; encoded by the coding sequence ATGATCAGCAATGAAATTACCAGTGCCAATCCAACCAATGAAACTGATGAAGCTAATGAAACCGATGAAGCCATTATCGCCTCGGTTCAACGCCAGCAAACAAAACATCAATTTAGCATTAGCAGCTTCAAAGAATATCTGGCCTATGAGTTGGGAATTGCGATCGAAGCTCCGCCGCCCTGGGCTGCGCGGGCACTGGTCGGTGCGTTGAGTTTGCTGGTATTTGGCACAATTACCTGGGCGGCGGTGAGCAAGGTAGATGTTGTGGCGACGGCTTCTGGAGAAATTCTTCCTTCCAGTCGAGTCACACCTGTTCAGGCCCTGGGAGGGGGGTTGTTGCAGGAAATCAAAGTCAAAGAGGGGGATTATGTGCGAAAAGGCGACCCCCTGGTAAAGCTGAACCCGACTCTTTCTGAGGCAGAGTTTCAGCGGCTACGAGCATTGGTTCAGTTAAAGCGAGAACACTTGACCCGCTTAGAAGCCGAACGGAGCGGCAAATCTCAAACCAGCAATCCATTACAGAATGAGTTACTATCAGAGCGCACTAAAGAAGCCCGTGCCAGAGTTAATCGCCAACGGAGTGTGGTCAGAGCGGCTCAAGCCAGCTTAAGGCGAGTGCAAATCCACCGTTCTCTGGCAGATACCAGGCGGCAAAGTCTGGGCATGCTGTTTCACAATGGGGCCATTCCCCGGATGGATTATCTGGAAGCCCAGACTGAGTTTGCGTCTCTTCAGGAAGAGTACGTTGCCAAAGAACAGGAGATTGCTCAGGCAACAGAGGAACTCAAACAACTGGAGGCAGCCCAGCGCAGCGAAATTTTGACCCAATTAACCCAGGAGCAACAGGAGTTAGCCAGCCTGGAAGGGCAACTGGCTCAGGCAAAGGAGCAACGCGATCGCGACACCATCCCCGCCCCCGTGAGTGGAACTGTCTACAACGTTAAAATTGCCAAAACGGGTGCCACCCTACAACCCGGAGAAGAATTGTTATCCATTGCGCCGACGGGAGAAGAACTGGTAGTCGAAGCAAGGGTACTGAACCGGGACATTGGCTTTGTCAAGCCTGGAATGCCGGTCAAAGTGAAGCTTGAAACTTTCCCCTATCAAGAATTTGGCATTTTGAGTGGCACCGTAGAACGAGTCAGCCCCAATTCAGTAACTCATCCACAAGAGGGATTGGTCTTCCCTGCCCGAATTCGGTTGAAACAGCATTCCGTTCGGGTAAGAGGACAGGAGGTACCACTGGCTCCTGGTATGGCAGTCACCGCCGAGATTGTGACCCGCCAACGAACAGTCCTTTCCTTTATTCTTGAACCGATTACTGCCAGCTTAGACAATGCTTTTTCAGTTCGTTAG
- a CDS encoding peptidase domain-containing ABC transporter, producing the protein MVAQPEQWKINALNLSWHTPPLSLLTSQQQLQFRQRAEVRTFTTGEILWSSQNPGGQFLVLSGRVRLVQEPGKSALEPGNKEMLKAEDWLGACLNLAGHWKARAASKEVVAVVWDAELWEAAATPELEEFWESLRWKYQPFDLNQSHPVQGYPYVFNLNTVAACLAMVTQQLKTPVPLPQVQRQVRGQTPPNLMEAAETIGLQLHPIQRLCWAGLEQLSFPALLHWERDHWVVVYDVQGDRMIIADPLNPHKRCESLPRALVETAWDGQFWLVQPSRKTESFNLRWFLPAVWQYRRLLGEVLLASLVLQLLGLATPMLTQVVIDKVVVHHSLPTLHVMAIALLLVGIFEAILGILRLFLFTHTARRLDLGLSSQLFRHLLELPLAYFEARRVGDTVARVQELENIRQFLTGTALTVVMDAIFMVVYLTLMFFYSPKLTGVSLVVVPGFVALMWICTPILRNWLNESFNRHADSQSFLVETVSGIHAVKAHAAQLPVRERWEGLFARYVRSNFRASTLSNVDGHVGELLTHLSELLILWVGATLVIEGKLTVGQLVAFQMLSERCISPLLHLAQLWQNFQQVLLSVDRLGDILNEAPEAAADTGLVLPPVQGSITFDQVIFRYQAKDEAVLKGISFTVKPGMFVGIVGRSGSGKSTLSKLIQRMYQPESGRVLIDGFDIKGANLVSLRKQTSIVLQDDYLFSGSVMDNITLGDADICPEQVVEAAQMAAAHDFISELSHGYETYIGERGTGLSGGQRQRLALSRLFLSHAPILILDEATSALDSETERKVMQNLQNVRGDHTCLMITHRFSPLKQADLILVLEKGVLVEQGTHEELLQRKGAYWVLYQQQQAAI; encoded by the coding sequence ATGGTTGCTCAACCTGAACAATGGAAAATTAACGCTCTGAACCTGTCCTGGCACACACCTCCACTGAGTTTATTAACCAGTCAACAACAGCTTCAATTCAGACAACGGGCTGAAGTCAGGACATTCACAACTGGCGAAATTCTCTGGTCCAGCCAGAACCCTGGCGGTCAATTCCTGGTTCTCTCCGGGCGGGTGAGATTGGTTCAGGAACCTGGAAAATCTGCCCTGGAGCCTGGCAACAAAGAAATGCTGAAAGCGGAAGACTGGCTGGGTGCCTGTCTCAACCTGGCCGGTCATTGGAAAGCCAGAGCCGCCAGCAAAGAAGTGGTCGCCGTAGTGTGGGATGCAGAACTGTGGGAAGCCGCAGCAACCCCGGAACTTGAGGAATTTTGGGAATCCCTGCGCTGGAAATATCAACCCTTTGATCTCAACCAGTCTCACCCGGTTCAGGGTTATCCCTACGTCTTCAACCTGAATACGGTTGCGGCCTGCCTGGCAATGGTGACTCAGCAGTTGAAAACACCAGTTCCTCTGCCACAGGTGCAGCGGCAGGTGCGTGGGCAAACGCCACCGAATCTGATGGAAGCCGCAGAGACGATTGGTTTGCAACTGCACCCTATTCAACGTCTCTGCTGGGCAGGTCTGGAACAATTATCATTTCCGGCGTTGTTGCATTGGGAACGAGACCATTGGGTGGTGGTGTATGACGTGCAGGGCGATCGCATGATAATTGCTGACCCCCTGAATCCCCACAAACGCTGTGAAAGTCTGCCCCGCGCTCTGGTAGAAACCGCTTGGGATGGCCAATTCTGGCTGGTGCAACCCTCTCGTAAAACAGAATCCTTTAACCTGCGCTGGTTTTTGCCTGCCGTGTGGCAGTACCGCCGATTGCTGGGTGAAGTGTTGCTGGCATCGCTGGTGTTGCAACTGCTGGGGCTGGCTACCCCCATGCTGACCCAGGTTGTGATTGACAAAGTGGTGGTTCACCATAGCCTTCCAACCCTGCATGTGATGGCGATCGCCCTCCTGCTGGTGGGTATTTTTGAAGCCATTCTCGGTATCCTGCGGCTTTTTCTGTTTACTCACACTGCCCGCCGCTTAGACCTGGGTCTGTCCTCCCAATTGTTCCGGCATTTGTTGGAGTTACCCCTGGCCTATTTTGAGGCGCGACGGGTCGGTGACACTGTGGCGCGGGTGCAGGAACTGGAAAACATTCGCCAGTTTTTGACGGGAACCGCTCTCACCGTCGTGATGGATGCCATTTTCATGGTGGTCTATCTGACGCTGATGTTCTTTTACAGTCCCAAACTGACCGGGGTGAGTCTGGTCGTTGTGCCCGGTTTTGTGGCACTGATGTGGATCTGCACCCCCATCCTGCGGAACTGGCTCAACGAATCCTTCAACCGTCATGCCGATAGTCAATCCTTTTTAGTTGAAACGGTGTCCGGTATCCATGCGGTGAAAGCCCATGCAGCCCAGTTGCCGGTCCGTGAGCGGTGGGAAGGGTTATTTGCCCGCTACGTCCGTTCAAACTTTCGGGCATCCACCCTGTCGAATGTGGACGGTCATGTCGGCGAGTTGTTGACCCATCTTTCGGAACTGTTGATTTTGTGGGTCGGTGCAACCCTGGTGATTGAAGGCAAGTTGACCGTCGGGCAGTTGGTTGCTTTTCAGATGTTGAGTGAACGCTGTATTTCGCCACTACTTCACCTGGCGCAACTCTGGCAAAACTTTCAGCAGGTGTTACTTTCCGTAGACCGGCTTGGTGACATTTTGAACGAAGCTCCCGAAGCAGCCGCAGACACTGGATTGGTGCTGCCTCCTGTGCAGGGAAGCATCACCTTCGACCAGGTTATTTTTCGCTACCAGGCAAAGGATGAAGCGGTCTTAAAAGGCATTTCCTTCACCGTGAAGCCTGGCATGTTTGTGGGCATTGTGGGGCGCAGTGGCTCTGGCAAAAGCACTCTGTCAAAACTGATTCAGCGCATGTATCAGCCGGAGTCTGGTCGCGTCTTGATTGACGGATTTGACATCAAAGGGGCGAATCTGGTTTCCCTCCGTAAACAAACGAGCATTGTCTTACAGGATGATTACCTCTTCAGTGGTTCGGTGATGGATAACATCACCCTGGGTGATGCCGATATTTGCCCGGAACAGGTGGTCGAAGCGGCTCAAATGGCGGCGGCTCACGACTTCATTTCCGAACTTTCTCACGGCTATGAAACCTACATTGGTGAGCGGGGCACCGGGCTATCGGGTGGGCAACGGCAACGGCTGGCGCTGTCTCGCCTGTTTCTTTCCCATGCGCCGATTCTGATTCTGGATGAAGCCACCAGTGCCCTCGACAGCGAAACGGAACGGAAGGTGATGCAAAACTTGCAAAACGTGAGGGGCGATCACACCTGCCTGATGATTACCCATCGCTTCAGTCCGCTCAAGCAAGCCGATCTCATTCTTGTATTGGAAAAAGGAGTGCTGGTAGAACAGGGCACCCACGAAGAACTATTGCAACGAAAAGGTGCGTACTGGGTGCTCTACCAGCAGCAACAGGCAGCCATTTAG